Within the Girardinichthys multiradiatus isolate DD_20200921_A chromosome 12, DD_fGirMul_XY1, whole genome shotgun sequence genome, the region GCAGTGGCCCAGGAGGCAAGAGTGCGACTGCAAAGTGAAATGGCGAACATGCAGGTAAGATCCAGCAGTGTGGCATTGAACATGGAACACATTGTCAAGACATTCCAGAGGGCGGTTCCCTTTAACATCTTTCTGTCTTTCAAAGGCTGGCCAGATGACTCAGTTTGGTGTGATGGAGCACTTGAAGCTGGAAAATGTGACACTTTCCCATCAACTGACTGAGACCCAACACCGTTCCATTAAAGAAAAAGAGCGTATTGCTGTACAGCTGCAAAGCATTGAGGTATATCGTCTTATCATCCCTTGTAAAAGCAAATGAAAGCTAATTGGGAAAACTGCTGAGTTTTGAAACACTTCTCTCATGCATTTTGAGCTCTGTTTGAATCGTTGGTGTGTGATGCAGGCAGACATGATGACCCAGGAGGCAGCCTACAAGCAGATTCAAGATGCAAAAACCATGGTGGAAGATGATCTGCAGCACAAACTGGAGGAGTTTGAGGAAGAGCGAGAGCACTTGATAAAACTTGCTAACACAGCCACAAGCCTGGAAAGAGAGCTTGAGCAGGTAGTCATTGCAAACTGAAGAGAAACCTGTGTTCTCCTGATATGGGCTGCAAACATTGTACCCTCCTCTAAACTACATCTTTCATTTCTGTGTTAGGTAAAGTTGACACTTTCCCAAAAGGACTTGCAGCTACAGTCACTTCAGAAAGAACATCTGGAGTTGATGCGCCAGCTGACAATAACTCAGGAGAACCTACAAACCAAAGAGCAGTCCATCAACCAGCTGGAAGCCAGGTACCAGGAACTGGAGGCCCAGTTGGCTGAGCTGCAGACTGAGAGCACTGCTAAGGAGGACACCATCCAGTTTCTCCAGAATGAAAAAATTGTCCTGGAGGTTGCACTGCAGGCAGCCCGGGCTGACAAGAGCCAACTAGATGAGGGAGCCGAGCGGCTGGGAGAGGACGTTCTGGTGGCTTCGGATATACTGGACCAGCTCAGACAAGAAGTTCAAATCAAAGGCAATCAGGTAAAAGATGGCGTGGATTGATTGATCACATTTTCAACACTTTCATGGGAGTTATCAATTCACAAATGTTTCAAAATTCTGTAGATTGAAActctgcaacaagaaaataaTTCCCTGAAGAAACAAGCCCAGAAATTAAAGGAGCAGTTCCAGCAACAAAAGGTAAATGCATCTTCCTGCTTTATTCGTGAGTGCGTAGATTCTCCTTTCTTCCTCTGAAGATTTTAACAAAGTCTCTCAAATGTGTCTTACATTTAGAGACATTTCTCATAAATCACCCTGCTGGCTAATGCTGATGGTATTGTGGGAGGATGTATTGTAGAGCCAAACGGCAGTCAGATTCTCTGACGAATGCCTTTAGTGCTAGTTGACATGCCTCACTAAATGGAGCAATAAGTTGCTTTATTGCTCTGACAAGCTGTCACAGAGAGGGTGGAACTGATTGacagaacaacaaaaaagttCAATGTACTGCATCTTTAAAAGTTGGTGCTTTTGTAGAAGCATCAGCACCCGTGTTTATCAAGTTAGTTTGCCACTGACGATAAAGGTTTTTATGAAAATGCTGCCTAACAATCTGCATGGTAGCCAGCATCATGTTGTCATATGTGCTTTgtgctgaaaagaaaaaagctgcatCTTACCTATTTGTATTACTTCCGCAAAGCAgaattagtttgtttttattgctttatctCTAAACATTAATCTCACAGCCCACAGGAGTAATTTTATCCACAGTAACATttgtaaagcaaaataaatgacTTTGGATTTTAAAGGTTCTGCACGAAGAGAacaatttagctttttttgtttttctgtaataGTTTGACTGTTCTAAAATAGACATGGATTGTCGAGTCTAAAACATGGATTAAAGTCTTGTAACCAGAGTTTCTCATGTGATCAGGCCTGAAAGTCAGTTGGATACTCAGATACActtttcatcagagaacaggtGCGTTAAATTAGCCGGCAAGCTTCACAGACTTTGAGCTGTTAACCTGTAGAGATTATATTAACTGCATCTTCATAATGATGATCACACAAATGAATGACAGTCTTTATCAGatgaattcagtttttttttttattacaaaataaacatagcTTACTCCAACATCTTGTTCTCTTATGGTTAAACAGCAGAAACGTGATCACAAAGAGGCTTCCAGGGCTTTCAAATAAAACTACTTCCTGTTCTGACATTATCACGCATTTACTCACTACTTAATAGGAACAACTGGTACAAAGGGATTAAAAAGGCGTCAACTTCATTCTAATCGTTttagagaaattaaatgtattttcttatttgttaTGCTTTATCCATTTATATGTACCCGTTGTTACTGCTTAGACTGGATGCAGGTTTATTCAATTTCTTAATAGCTTTGCAGCCATCatactgttcaggaaggagacaggTTCTGTGTCCTAGAGACGGGCGTATTTTGGTATAAAATATACCAACGCTAGCTGAACACCAGAAGACCTCACGAAGACGCTGGCTGAACCTGGTAAGAGGGGGTCATTAAATACAGTGAAAGATGTCCTATAAACACTATAAGCCAgtatttcaaaaaaataaacaaataaaaagcctGCGGACAAAGAGCTTAAATTTTGGACAAattctgtggtctgatgaaactagaACTGAAAAGTTTGGTCATATAGAACATTGTTACATTCTCAAGAAGTAGAGGGCCTAACAACACCATCCCAACAGTAcaagtgcatctcaataaattagaatattatagaAATCTAACAAACGAGCCTCTTCAGAACACATCTTCTATTTGCTGAGATGTATATGGGACAATGAAAGCAACATCTCGACTataaatgggtcttccaaatggacagtgAACCTAAGCATGCTGCTAATCTGGTTACAAAGTTGGTTAAGGACAACAAAGCCAATGTTTTTGCGGTGGTTATCAGAAAGCCGTCATCTTAGTTCGGTAGAAACTTTGTGGGCAGatctaaaaatgtgtttgtgagCAAGGAGACAATAAACCCTGATTCAGTTGCACGAGTTCTGTCTGTAGGAAGGGGTCAGTTTTCTACTATACTGTTGTAGAAAGATCGTGGAAGGATACGTAAAACATTTCTCCCCAATACTATAGCTAAAAGGGCATTGCTatcaaatattaagaaatatatgtacatttctgattttttttttttttaaatctcattattttggcatatagcaaatagaaataatgttGGTAATCGTGAAACAGGAAGAGTTTAGCCTTGAGTTAATCggaatcagctttattagcCAGGTTTGTTCACACAAAGACTTCGGTTCCACTGGTAAGTGCAGCTGAGAGCAGGACTCCCGATGTGGAGACGATTTAAGTATATAAAATTtggtttaaaaagtttaatttgagACGAGGAGGAAAATAAGGTTATATTACTTTTTACACAATGTTATGTTAACATCCGGTTTCAACCGCATCTGACCTAAATTCACGGATGATGCAGTAGGATTCAAACAGTGCCATTTAATTATAAGGCCTGTGGCGTTTCCTGGTCAGTGCAAATATAAGCAAGACTTGTGACATctcttaaagaaagaaaaaaactcctGAGCTTAGTTCTGTTTAAACCTTTAATCAGACTTAAATGTTGTTTGATTCACAGGTGATGGTGGAAGCGTACCGCCGGGATGCCAGCTCTAAGGACCAGCTCATTAGTGAGCTCAAATCCACCAAAAAGCATCTGTTGGCTGAAGTGAAGGACCTGAAGCAGGAGCTGCTGAGCATCCAGGGTGAGAAGCAGCAGGCAGAACTGGAGCAGGCCCGGTTACAGAAGGAGGTAGCAAGAGTCCAAGAGCAGATGAACAACATGGAAGCCCATCTGCAAGCCATTCAGATTGAAAGGGATCAGCTTGAAACCCAAATTCAGGTACTGTCATTtatccagttttgtttttagcaaATATGCAATTTATTAGGGGTATTTTGTTGTAAAGGAGAATGTTGTGTTTCCCTCATTACTCAGTCTCTACAGTTCGATCAGAGCCAGCTAGCCACTGTGACTCAAGAGAATGAGAGCCTGAGAAAACAGGTGGAGCAAATGGAGGCTGAAGCCAAAAAGTGAGTCATTTGCTGCTTAGAGATTTCATGAGTTTGAAACATTCCCAAAGAAATGATCCATGtagagttttatttataaacacaaatacaagatgGTTCTTATACAATGTCTGATCCTCTCATATGAGTTGTACATTTACATCAACATCTTAATCAGGTTATTAGCATTTATAAATCTAGTATTGAAGAAGCATAGTCTGCCCACCAGCAGTGGCCATATTTTCTGCTGGCAAAGCAGCCTGGTTCATTTCTTGTGTGCACTGAAACAGGGCCATCTCAGAGCAGAAGGTGCGCATGAAGAGGCTGGGAACAGACCTGACCAGCGCTCAGAAGGAGATGAAAGCCAAACACAAAGCCTACGAGAATGCTGTTGGTATTTTGAGCAGAAGGCTCCAAGAGGCTCTGACTGACAAGGAGACAACAGAGGCAGAGCTGGTCAAACTCAGGGCCCAGGTATCAGATGGTGGAAACAACCATGCCTTACAGGTAATGTCCAGAGTTCATAGATCTTTACAATTCTTAAATAAATCAGCTGCTTCAGCATTCAGCCAGACATTGGGTATAAAAATGGTATTTGTGTCTCACCACAAAATAATTCTGTAAACAGGGGATCCTAGTGTaggtaaatgtgtttttatttgttttttcaagcTGAAACTTCAACCCTTACTAATTCTTCCAGCCCAAAAATATGATTAACTGATTAAACTGTtaatacaacatacagttttatCTTTTCTTCAGGAAAAGATTGAGGCTCTACAAGCTGAGCTGCAGGCTGTGACCAAGAGCAAGACCATGTTAGAAAAGGAGTTGCAGGAAGTGATCACTCTCACCTCCACAGAGCTGGAGGATTATCAGGAGAAGGTCCTGGAGCTTGAGGATGAGGTGAAATAACGATAATCAATATCACCTCAGGGTTTTGcactaaaacagtttttttgtatttaatgatCCATGTATGAGCATGTATGATTTCATGTTACGGGTTGTCCTCACAGCTCCAGGAGTCACGCTGTTTCAAGAAGCGGATCCGGAAGTTAGAAGATGCCAACAAGAAGTTGGCACTTGAGCTGGAACATGAGAAAGGGAAACTTGCTGGTTTATCACAGTCCCATAATGCACTGCGGGACCATGCTAACATTTTGGAGTCTGCCTTAGCAAAGAGGGAGGCAGATCTTGTCCAGCTAAACTTGCAGGTGAAAAATCTCATCTCAGTATAGAAAATGCAGGTGAGAAGTTGGCTACATTGATTGTTCTGAAGGAGCCTTGTTTTACCCGTTTCTTTAGGTCCAAGCTGTTCTTAAGAGGAAAGAAGAGGAGGACCAACAAATGAAGCAGATGGTTGCAACTTTACAGTTAGCTTTGGAGAAAGAGAAAACCAAAGTGAAGGACTTAAAGGAACAGGTATGATGAATATCAGGATGAAGTGTGAATTGAAGCATTTAAAAATATCAGCGCAGCAGATTTTGGGGTAAACGGTGATTAGGCTCCTAAAGAATTCAATCCACTATGGTGGAGTCGTGTTGATATGCTTCCATGAAAGGAGTTCAACTTTTGGATCATAGGCCAATAATTTAGTTTAACACCTCTGGTTTTTCCAAATTTATCATTTAAGTCGGACAAACTTTTGGAAAAATTAGACCTCTTAGGGTGTGACAGTTAAGAAAAGATCTTggctttttcaaaaaatgttgtttcttGTAAAGTAATTAAATTTTGTCTCAACATATGATTTTGCAATTAACGTTCAGTTAATCTAATCCATTGGATTTATCTAAACATCTGAAGAAACCAAAGAACTCACTGCTACTGCATGTCTGTTAATGTGTTAGCCCACACCAAATATAAAATATCTCAGAAAGGCACCAAGATCTACACACGAGGATTTTATGTACATGAAGAATGACACAACTTCAGACACTTTTGCTTGACTACTCCAGAAAatccagaattttttttttttttatcttctagCCCCATAAGGACCctctagaaaataaaaaagtagattttttttgattttttatatGTTACATCTGTGTCACATCACATTTTTTAATTCCTCATTAGAATTAGGAGATTGTGTAAACCTTTGGTCTTTTTGGGTTGTAATTATGTGATGTGTCCTTTAGGTGGCAGCAGCAAAGGCAGAGGCAGCCCACAATAGACGGCACTACAGGGCAGCCATGCTTGAGCTGTCAGAGATCAAGAAGGACTTGCAGGCCAAAGAGGACCTGGTTAAAGCTCTGCAGAGCGAAGCCCAGAAGTTACAGTAGGTGCACCTTGCTGTGACTGAAGATtgcaattaataaaaaaattgtgtttttaatacatgGTTGTGTTTGATAATGCACAGGTGCTGCACAGTTTGCTTCAGGTTTATTGTTGAATGCATCACACTCTCTGCAGGGCTCAGGATGACCAGCATGCTCAGGATGTTTCCAGGTTCCAGCAGGAGCTAGCTGAGGCTGATTCTCAGCTCCAGATCTTACGAAAACAACTTGATGAGGAGCTAGCTAAGCAGCCCCTCACCAACCAAGAGGTATAACACCCCACCCAcacctaaaatataaaatcaaagaAAAGCAAATAATTCCTTCCTTTGTTTTTAGGTAACGCTAAGCTTGGCCAGTTCTTTTCTTGTAGCTTACAGAATTGTGCTTGACACCAAAGTTTGGTTGTACAACCTTTCAGTTTTTCTCTCATCCATGCAGATCAAATGTCTCTGAGTTGCATGGATGTCTAACATATTCTGCTGATTCAGGTTGAGGACCTGAAGTGGGAGGTGGAGCAGAGACAGAGGGAGATTGAAGCACAGAAGCAGCAGCTAGAGATGATGGAACAGGGCCACCACAGAGAGCTGGACAATTTACAGATTGCACTGCAGGCAAGATTTCACTTTATTACATATACACACAAAACCTTATAGGATAGTTTCCAGCTTAACTAATGTTTATCTAATTTTACTGTGCATGGCATCACTTTGAACAAAGCTATCTCTTAATTTGACAGGAGGACAAACATGACATTGTGCCACTACTGccaccttttgtttttgtaatgtagTTTAAAACTAAAGTGAACCTGTCTGTTTCAGAACATCAAGGTGGAGCTGGACACCGTGCAGGGAGAGCTGAGCAGCACCAGAAAGGACAAGTTCATGCTTCAGGCCAAGGTGGGTGAGCTGCGGAACAGTATGAAGACCGTCCTACTGCAGAACCAGCAGCTCAAACAGGAGCTCAAACAGAGTCGTCTCAGGAAGGTAAAGCACCGTTGGCTGTTTTTTATGTAATGCTGTTTAAGAATTGTGTGCTGCGTAGCTAAGCATGTCCCTTTTAATGatgttgttggagcagcagcgCATGGAGTTGAAGAGTGAAGGGAACCCATCAAACCCAGTAACCCCGGTTAAAATCCCAGACTGCCCAGTGCCTGCCTCACTACTTGATGAATTACTGAAGCCGTCAACGTCTGTAAGCAAGGAACCTCTGAACAACCTGCACAACTGTCTACGACAACTCAAGTAAGCTAATTCTTGTGTCtaaaagatttaattaaatgtGGTCATCATACTTTAGTAGTATTTATATCCCTTAAACCCTTCCACATTACAGAACATTACTACCGCAAACTTTTGTGCcattttttggggattttatgttagACCATCACAAAGCAGAACATCATTGTGAAgacaaataataatttaaaaatgtcaagAATAGAAATCTgcaaagtgtggtgtgcatttttactctgatacccataaataaaatccagtgcagccatCATTTATTacttaattagtaaatataATTCAGCTCTGTGTAACTCAGTCTCCaaataaatccagctgctctgtgaagccCTCAGCGGTTTGTTGAAGAacgttagtgaacaaacagcatcatgaagaccaaggaacacagctaACAGTTCAGGGATAAGGTCGTGTTAAAGATTAAAGCAGGGCTAGGTAATAAAACTTTATCCATTGCTCTGGACATTTCATTGAGCACTGTGCCATCCATCATCTGTATATAGAAAAcgttttggtaggtttgcatttATACCAGACAcggatgtccacctaaactgacaggccagacgaggagagcattattcagagaaacagggccatggtaactctggatgagctgtagaaatccacagctcaggtgggagaagatTGTTGAAGGACAACTATTTGTTATGCATGCCACAACATGATAGGGGCAGAATCAGGCTCTGCGGaagtttttctttagcagggacggGGAAGGATGGATTGAACCAAATACAGTTTGCAacacctgttagaagctgcaaaagacttgggaggtggttcaccttccaggacaacaaccctagaGTCagttcaaagcatattaatgtggtagaatgacccagtcaaaatccagacctaaatgttactgagaatctgtgacagctcttgaaaattgatgttcagaagggttctccatccaatctgactgaccttgagctattttgcaaaggaaAATGGGTAAATATTTTAATCTCTATGTGCAAAAGTGATTGATACATATCCCAAAAGACTTCAGCCAAAGGTCATACTCCaatgtattgactcagggggctaaccatacttttccatttttctttgttttttcaccGCTTCACAACTGTGGCTctactttatgttgttttttttctctgccacATAAAATTCTGGTACAACcataaacattgcattttaACACGACAAACTGTGAAAAGTACAtgtggtataaatactgtcttcacatttaaaaagccTTTTTCTTCGTGCTCTCAGGGAGGAGATGGACAGCCTCCAGAGGCAGATGGAGGAGCACACAGTGACTGTACATGAATCAATGAACTCGTTGACATACACAGAAGAGGGACTGGCTCAACTGGGATTCCAAAACAATATCTCCAACTCACCAAGCGCTGTAAAACGCGTTGttgaaaataataatgaatCAGAACAGCAGCAATCATAACTACACAACCTTTTTCGGAGGGAATGGGAGAGTATTATCCACACAGGCACTTTTGAGCCCCTTACTCCCTTTCTCTTAGAAATTGCTGCCAACATTTGGCAATTCTCCCACTAGCACACAAGTGCTTTTGCAGAGTAATACTTTCTATACCATAgctttattcttttgtttttattttgtgggttAAATTTGTTATGTATTTgccatgtttatttattaaaatttcttaaattagaatatttaaaatgaacaatttCCTTATACGGATCCTCCATCTTTAGTTTTATTCCATTGGTTCCCTCACAAATTAGCGGTTTTCTTCTCTAGATTCCAATAAGTCCTCCTTGTAAAATCAGTTGCATTGATGCTGCTTAATGATGAAATCCTAATtctaaaaagtgtttttgatgACAGAAACTACAACCTGTTCTTCCATTTATTTGTGCCTGTTTACTTGGAATGTTGCCCATCTATTGTTTTGCTAAAATTGATTAACATCATTGGTTTGTAATGAAACTCACTCCTGTTCGTAAAGTTAGAAGTCATGTACAGTTAAGCTCACATATTTTTTGATTGCTTCTTGTTAAAATGCAGTgtttgtaaggtaatcatatcATCCTTCATTtccaaactgtaaaaaaaaaaatgtctcagTTATGTTTGTCTAACATGGACTAAAGTAATTTGTATGCAAAAAAGCCTTAAGCAATGTTTGAAATTC harbors:
- the golga3 gene encoding golgin subfamily A member 3 isoform X4; this translates as MPNGNGPTDGFGAAGGTLANGSPPPSSSSQESSPANQKPSLEMENEEKIRMEARRRLEEQLKQYRVQRQKERAHRTTSKSRPFSTLDPELMLHPEALPRANTVAMTKEYSFLRTTVPRGPKLGSLGIPPSKEKKSRSPRPNKIHSLADYRSTESDGGGGEGGGGAGTGGDMTTADVSQGSLRSSISSVSTLSEVSTMSESSTCETDTKASTSLQLNDNLSEIDGSEAGAKAGNDGNDSDSSTYSSVSTRGTYGMLSAAVERQQGPYTVEGREIAPEAMGQFPSLQEVLQAASDEQHLLEMEQERNGTAEPRSRRDSFSSSVSLESSVMGHDEMLQVLKEKMRLEGQLESLSSEAGQALKEKTELQAQLATVNAQLQANKQEAKLSQEKQSALTTEVGTLRQNCSQLEKAMVELQGSLESKNASLTSLSNDLKVSEDQYKRLMVKVEELQNTMTSRDSTVHDLRQQMGGLQSQLQQVQLERNTLQSRLKTSQAEIDSLQQVRQWYQQQLAVAQEARVRLQSEMANMQAGQMTQFGVMEHLKLENVTLSHQLTETQHRSIKEKERIAVQLQSIEADMMTQEAAYKQIQDAKTMVEDDLQHKLEEFEEEREHLIKLANTATSLERELEQVKLTLSQKDLQLQSLQKEHLELMRQLTITQENLQTKEQSINQLEARYQELEAQLAELQTESTAKEDTIQFLQNEKIVLEVALQAARADKSQLDEGAERLGEDVLVASDILDQLRQEVQIKGNQIETLQQENNSLKKQAQKLKEQFQQQKVMVEAYRRDASSKDQLISELKSTKKHLLAEVKDLKQELLSIQGEKQQAELEQARLQKEVARVQEQMNNMEAHLQAIQIERDQLETQIQSLQFDQSQLATVTQENESLRKQVEQMEAEAKKAISEQKVRMKRLGTDLTSAQKEMKAKHKAYENAVGILSRRLQEALTDKETTEAELVKLRAQVSDGGNNHALQEKIEALQAELQAVTKSKTMLEKELQEVITLTSTELEDYQEKVLELEDELQESRCFKKRIRKLEDANKKLALELEHEKGKLAGLSQSHNALRDHANILESALAKREADLVQLNLQVQAVLKRKEEEDQQMKQMVATLQLALEKEKTKVKDLKEQVAAAKAEAAHNRRHYRAAMLELSEIKKDLQAKEDLVKALQSEAQKLQAQDDQHAQDVSRFQQELAEADSQLQILRKQLDEELAKQPLTNQEVEDLKWEVEQRQREIEAQKQQLEMMEQGHHRELDNLQIALQNIKVELDTVQGELSSTRKDKFMLQAKVGELRNSMKTVLLQNQQLKQELKQSRLRKQRMELKSEGNPSNPVTPVKIPDCPVPASLLDELLKPSTSVSKEPLNNLHNCLRQLKEEMDSLQRQMEEHTVTVHESMNSLTYTEEGLAQLGFQNNISNSPSAVKRVVENNNESEQQQS